GCAATCATACTAATAAAAAATCCATTAAACTAAACTACCTATAAATTTCCATCTTCATCCCCACCCTACCCCATCGCTATAACCATGTTCCCCAAAACGACCGTTATGTTAGTTATGTTCATCTTCCACTTCACCACCCACCCACCCTCACCGGTTTCCGGATCCGACCCGGATCCAATCCAAGACTACTGTCTACCCTCTACCCACACCCACCACCAATGCAAAAACTCTTCATCTCTCACCGTTGACGACTTCATATTTTCCGGCATAAAACACCCCGGAAACTTCACCAACAAATTCTCTGGAGTACCCGTTTCCGCCGCAGTCTTTCCAGCCCTTAACACACTCGGAATGTCGCTAGTTAGAGCCGACTTCGAGGTTGGTGGCATCAATGTTCCTCATTATCATCCTCGGGCCACCGAGGTGGCGTATGTGCTTGAAGGGAAGGTTTATTCAGGATTTGTTGACACAAACAATAAAGTTTTTGCTAAAGTG
Above is a window of Helianthus annuus cultivar XRQ/B chromosome 14, HanXRQr2.0-SUNRISE, whole genome shotgun sequence DNA encoding:
- the LOC110890674 gene encoding germin-like protein subfamily 3 member 2 yields the protein MFPKTTVMLVMFIFHFTTHPPSPVSGSDPDPIQDYCLPSTHTHHQCKNSSSLTVDDFIFSGIKHPGNFTNKFSGVPVSAAVFPALNTLGMSLVRADFEVGGINVPHYHPRATEVAYVLEGKVYSGFVDTNNKVFAKVIEKGDVMVFPRGVLHFQMNVGDSPAAVLGSFDSQNPGSMKLPVALFGSGINEELLEKAFGLKDKEIHKLKKRFGSENEE